A window of the Oxyura jamaicensis isolate SHBP4307 breed ruddy duck chromosome 4 unlocalized genomic scaffold, BPBGC_Ojam_1.0 oxy4_random_OJ106656, whole genome shotgun sequence genome harbors these coding sequences:
- the LOC118157281 gene encoding PR domain zinc finger protein 8-like, with product MEDAGVQRGLWDGDAKTVQQCLTDIFTSVYTTCDIPENAIFGPCVLSHTSLYDSIAFIALKSTDKRTVPYIFRVDTSAANGSAEGLMWLRLVQSAREREEQNLEAYIKSGQLFYRSLRRIAKDEELLVWYGKELTELLLLGPARAPARANGSAPYACPECSQRFQFELPFAAHLRFRCPKRLHGAGTGPAEPPGGKEAAGKDPEAAKFCKPAGPLHHPFPDGTAATKPSTDFHNLARELENSRGAPGSGGSPGRPAPPDGAPEAAGGKAKRRYPEEEERGRFPTERPGLPSAPKEELVCTPQQQQQYRAAGSYCGLEEGGRLFAPPSPETGEAKRSAFVEVKKAARGPEPDGAAEESQERASPPGTGTGGPGPGGGEPGLCPRGSGGPLGARLEGGSPARGSAFSTVPQLGGGPGGGPGGAEERKSAFSQPARSFPHGPPLVLGQKLGGLGEPCPDSSSAAPGRLYAAEALAVKLPGGGGEGAGGGGGGPGGGPGGGPGGGGGLPKQSPFLYATAFWPKSSAAAAVAAAAAGPLQLQLPSALTLLPPSFTSLCLPAQNWCAKCNASFRMTSDLVYHMRSHHKKEYALEPLVKRRREEKLKCPICNESFRERHHLSRHMTSHN from the exons ATGGAGGACGCCGGCGTGCAGAGGGGGCTGTGGGACGGGGACGCCAAGACGGTGCAGCAGTGCTTGACTGACATTTTCACCAGCGTTTACACCACCTGCGACATCCCGGAAAATGCCATTTTCGGCCCGTGCGTCCTGAGCCACACGTCGCTCTATGACAGCATCGCCTTCATCGCCCTCAAATCCACCGACAAGCGCACCGTGCCCTACATCTTTCGG GTGGACACATCGGCGGCCAACGGCTCCGCCGAGGGGCTGATGTGGCTGCGGCTGGTGCAGTCGGCCCGGGAGCGGGAGGAGCAGAACCTGGAGGCCTACATCAAGAGCGGGCAGCTCTTCTACCGCTCCCTGCGCCGCATCGCCAAGGACGAGGAGCTGCTGGTGTGGTACGGCAAGGAGCTcaccgagctgctgctgctcggccCCGCACGGGCCCCCGCTCGCGCCAACG GCTCGGCGCCCTACGCGTGCCCCGAGTGCAGCCAGCGCTTCCAGTTCGAGCTGCCCTTCGCCGCCCACCTGCGGTTCCGCTGCCCCAAGAGGCTGCACGGCGCCGGCaccggccccgccgagccccccggAGGCAAGGAGGCCGCGGGCAAGGATCCGGAGGCCGCCAAGTTCTGCAAGCCGGCCGGGCCgctccaccaccccttccccGACGGCACCGCCGCCACCAAGCCCTCCACGGACTTCCACAACCTGGCGAGGGAGCTGGAAAACTCCCGCGGCGCCCCCGGCTCCGGAGGCTCCCCGGGGAGGCCGGCGCCTCCCGACGGCGCCCCCGAGGCGGCCGGGGGCAAGGCGAAGCGGCGCTACCCCGAGGAAGAAGAGCGGGGCCGCTTCCCGACGGAGCGGCCGGGGCTGCCATCGGCGCCCAAGGAGGAGCTGGTGTGcaccccgcagcagcagcagcaataccGGGCAGCCGGCTCCTACTGCGGCCTGGAGGAGGGGGGCCGCCTCTTCgcgccccccagccccgagaCGGGCGAGGCCAAGCGCAGCGCCTTCGTCGAGGTGAAGAAGGCGGCCCGCGGCCCCGAGCCCGACGGCGCGGCCGAGGAGAGCCAGGAGCGAGCTTCTCCCCCGGGGACGGGCACGGGGGGGCCCGGGCCCGgcgggggggagccggggctgtGCCCCCGCGGCTCCGGGGGGCCTCTGGGCGCCCGGCTGGAGGGGGGCAGCCCGGCGCGGGGCAGCGCCTTCAGCACCGTGCCGCAGCtcggcggcggccccggcggcggTCCCGGCGGGGCGGAGGAGCGCAAGAGCGCCTTCTCGCAGCCCGCCCGCTCCTTCCCCCACGGGCCGCCGCTGGTGCTGGGCCAGAAGCTGGGCGGCCTGGGCGAGCCGTGCCCCGACAGCTcctccgccgcccccggccgcctGTATGCCGCCGAGGCGCTAGCCGTCAAGctgcccggcggcggcggcgagggggcgggaggcggcggcggcggccccgggggcggcccggggggcggcccggggggcggcggggggctgcccaAGCAGAGTCCCTTCCTCTACGCCACCGCTTTCTGGCCCAAGagctcggcggcggcggcggtggcggcggcggcggcggggcccctgcagctgcagctgccgTCGGCGCTGACGCTGCTGCCGCCGTCGTTCACGTCGCTGTGCCTGCCGGCGCAGAACTGGTGCGCCAAGTGCAACGCCTCCTTCCGCATGACCTCGGACCTGGTGTACCACATGCGCTCCCACCACAAGAAGGAGTACGCGCTGGAGCCCCTGGTCAAGCGGCGCCGCGAGGAGAAGCTCAAGTGCCCGATCTGCAATGAGTCCTTCCGAGAGCGTCACCACCTCTCCCGCCACATGACCTCGCACAACTAG